A DNA window from Equus przewalskii isolate Varuska chromosome 12, EquPr2, whole genome shotgun sequence contains the following coding sequences:
- the AMDHD2 gene encoding N-acetylglucosamine-6-phosphate deacetylase isoform X3 produces MRGGQGAARAPVLQFTNCRILRGRALLREDLWVREGRILDPEKLFFEERRVADEQRDCGGCILAPGFIDVQINGGFGVDFSQAAEDVGSGVALVAQRILSHGVTSFCPTLVTSPPEVYHKVLPQIPVKSGGPHGAGVLGVHLEGPFISREKRGAHPEAHLRSFEANAFQDVLDTYGSLDNVCIVTLAPELGRSHEVIQALTARGICVSLGHSVADLRAAEEAVQSGASFITHLFNAMLPFHHRDPGIVGLLTSDRLPPGRHIFYGMIADGMHTNPAALRIAHRAHPQGLVLVTDAVPALGLGNGRHTLGQQEVEVDGLTAYVAGTQTLSGSIAPMDVCVRHFLQATVTLGKASCCGMKTLRQPCGEAPMVRN; encoded by the exons ATGCGCGGCGGGCAGGGCGCGGCGCGGGCCCCGGTGCTCCAGTTCACCAACTGCCGCATCCTGCGGGGCAGGGCGCTGCTCAG GGAGGACCTGTGGGTGCGCGAGGGCCGCATTCTGGACCCGGAGAAGCTGTTTTTTGAGGAGCGGCGCGTGGCCGACGAGCAGCGGGACTGCGGGGGCTGTATCCTGGCGCCCGGCTTCATCGACGTGCAGATCAACG GTGGATTTGGCGTTGACTTTTCTCAGGCCGCGGAGGACGTGGGTTCGGGGGTCGCCTTGGTGGCCCAGAGGATCCTATCTCACGGAGTCACCTCGTTCTGCCCCACCTTGGTCACCTCACCACCCGAGGTTTATCACAAG GTCCTTCCTCAGATCCCTGTGAAGAGTGGTGGTCCCCATGGGGCAGGGGTCCTCG gagtGCACCTGGAGGGCCCGTTCATCAGCCGGGAGAAGCGGGGTGCTCACCCCGAGGCCCACCTGCGCTCCTTTGAGGCCAACGCCTTCCAGGACGTGCTGGACACCTATGGTTCCCTGGACAACGTCTGCATTGTGACACTGGCCCCTGAGCTGGGTCGCAGCCATGAGGTGATCCAGGCGCTGACAGCCCGTGGCATCTGTGTGTCCCTAG GGCACTCGGTGGCCGATCTGCGGGCTGCGGAGGAAGCGGTGCAGAGTGGGGCCAGCTTCATCACCCACCTCTTCAACGCCATGCTGCCT tTCCACCACCGTGATCCGGGCATCGTGGGGCTCCTGACCAGTGACCGGCTGCCCCCAGGCCGCCACATTTTCTACGGGATGATTGCCGATGGCATGCACACCAACCCTGCTGCCCTGCGCATCGCCCACCGGGCCCATCCCCAGG GGCTGGTGCTGGTCACCGATGCTGTTCCTGCCCTGGGCTTGGGCAATGGCCGTCACACActggggcagcaggaggtggaggtggatggGCTGACGGCCTACGTAGCAG GCACCCAGACACTGAGTGGCAGCATAGCCCCAATGGACGTCTGCGTCCGGCATTTCCTGCAGGCCACAG tcactctggggaaagccagctgctGTGGCATGAAGACACTCAgacagccctgtggagaggcccccatggtgaggaactga
- the AMDHD2 gene encoding N-acetylglucosamine-6-phosphate deacetylase isoform X1 encodes MRGGQGAARAPVLQFTNCRILRGRALLREDLWVREGRILDPEKLFFEERRVADEQRDCGGCILAPGFIDVQINGGFGVDFSQAAEDVGSGVALVAQRILSHGVTSFCPTLVTSPPEVYHKVLPQIPVKSGGPHGAGVLGVHLEGPFISREKRGAHPEAHLRSFEANAFQDVLDTYGSLDNVCIVTLAPELGRSHEVIQALTARGICVSLGHSVADLRAAEEAVQSGASFITHLFNAMLPFHHRDPGIVGLLTSDRLPPGRHIFYGMIADGMHTNPAALRIAHRAHPQGLVLVTDAVPALGLGNGRHTLGQQEVEVDGLTAYVAGTQTLSGSIAPMDVCVRHFLQATGCSVESALEAASLHPAQLLGLEKRKGTLDFGADADFVVLDDSLHVRATYISGELVWQAEEARQ; translated from the exons ATGCGCGGCGGGCAGGGCGCGGCGCGGGCCCCGGTGCTCCAGTTCACCAACTGCCGCATCCTGCGGGGCAGGGCGCTGCTCAG GGAGGACCTGTGGGTGCGCGAGGGCCGCATTCTGGACCCGGAGAAGCTGTTTTTTGAGGAGCGGCGCGTGGCCGACGAGCAGCGGGACTGCGGGGGCTGTATCCTGGCGCCCGGCTTCATCGACGTGCAGATCAACG GTGGATTTGGCGTTGACTTTTCTCAGGCCGCGGAGGACGTGGGTTCGGGGGTCGCCTTGGTGGCCCAGAGGATCCTATCTCACGGAGTCACCTCGTTCTGCCCCACCTTGGTCACCTCACCACCCGAGGTTTATCACAAG GTCCTTCCTCAGATCCCTGTGAAGAGTGGTGGTCCCCATGGGGCAGGGGTCCTCG gagtGCACCTGGAGGGCCCGTTCATCAGCCGGGAGAAGCGGGGTGCTCACCCCGAGGCCCACCTGCGCTCCTTTGAGGCCAACGCCTTCCAGGACGTGCTGGACACCTATGGTTCCCTGGACAACGTCTGCATTGTGACACTGGCCCCTGAGCTGGGTCGCAGCCATGAGGTGATCCAGGCGCTGACAGCCCGTGGCATCTGTGTGTCCCTAG GGCACTCGGTGGCCGATCTGCGGGCTGCGGAGGAAGCGGTGCAGAGTGGGGCCAGCTTCATCACCCACCTCTTCAACGCCATGCTGCCT tTCCACCACCGTGATCCGGGCATCGTGGGGCTCCTGACCAGTGACCGGCTGCCCCCAGGCCGCCACATTTTCTACGGGATGATTGCCGATGGCATGCACACCAACCCTGCTGCCCTGCGCATCGCCCACCGGGCCCATCCCCAGG GGCTGGTGCTGGTCACCGATGCTGTTCCTGCCCTGGGCTTGGGCAATGGCCGTCACACActggggcagcaggaggtggaggtggatggGCTGACGGCCTACGTAGCAG GCACCCAGACACTGAGTGGCAGCATAGCCCCAATGGACGTCTGCGTCCGGCATTTCCTGCAGGCCACAG GCTGCAGTGTGGAGTCAGCCCTGGAGGCTGCGTCCCTGCACCCCGCCCAGCTGCTGGGGCTGGAGAAGCGCAAGGGGACCCTGGATTTCGGGGCCGATGCAG ACTTCGTGGTGCTTGATGATTCCCTCCACGTCCGGGCTACCTACATCTCAGGCGAGCTGGTATGGCAGGCGGAGGAGGCCAGGCAGTGA
- the AMDHD2 gene encoding N-acetylglucosamine-6-phosphate deacetylase isoform X2: MRGGQGAARAPVLQFTNCRILRGRALLREDLWVREGRILDPEKLFFEERRVADEQRDCGGCILAPGFIDVQINGGFGVDFSQAAEDVGSGVALVAQRILSHGVTSFCPTLVTSPPEVYHKVLPQIPVKSGGPHGAGVLGVHLEGPFISREKRGAHPEAHLRSFEANAFQDVLDTYGSLDNVCIVTLAPELGRSHEVIQALTARGICVSLGHSVADLRAAEEAVQSGASFITHLFNAMLPFHHRDPGIVGLLTSDRLPPGRHIFYGMIADGMHTNPAALRIAHRAHPQGLVLVTDAVPALGLGNGRHTLGQQEVEVDGLTAYVAGTQTLSGSIAPMDVCVRHFLQATDFVVLDDSLHVRATYISGELVWQAEEARQ, translated from the exons ATGCGCGGCGGGCAGGGCGCGGCGCGGGCCCCGGTGCTCCAGTTCACCAACTGCCGCATCCTGCGGGGCAGGGCGCTGCTCAG GGAGGACCTGTGGGTGCGCGAGGGCCGCATTCTGGACCCGGAGAAGCTGTTTTTTGAGGAGCGGCGCGTGGCCGACGAGCAGCGGGACTGCGGGGGCTGTATCCTGGCGCCCGGCTTCATCGACGTGCAGATCAACG GTGGATTTGGCGTTGACTTTTCTCAGGCCGCGGAGGACGTGGGTTCGGGGGTCGCCTTGGTGGCCCAGAGGATCCTATCTCACGGAGTCACCTCGTTCTGCCCCACCTTGGTCACCTCACCACCCGAGGTTTATCACAAG GTCCTTCCTCAGATCCCTGTGAAGAGTGGTGGTCCCCATGGGGCAGGGGTCCTCG gagtGCACCTGGAGGGCCCGTTCATCAGCCGGGAGAAGCGGGGTGCTCACCCCGAGGCCCACCTGCGCTCCTTTGAGGCCAACGCCTTCCAGGACGTGCTGGACACCTATGGTTCCCTGGACAACGTCTGCATTGTGACACTGGCCCCTGAGCTGGGTCGCAGCCATGAGGTGATCCAGGCGCTGACAGCCCGTGGCATCTGTGTGTCCCTAG GGCACTCGGTGGCCGATCTGCGGGCTGCGGAGGAAGCGGTGCAGAGTGGGGCCAGCTTCATCACCCACCTCTTCAACGCCATGCTGCCT tTCCACCACCGTGATCCGGGCATCGTGGGGCTCCTGACCAGTGACCGGCTGCCCCCAGGCCGCCACATTTTCTACGGGATGATTGCCGATGGCATGCACACCAACCCTGCTGCCCTGCGCATCGCCCACCGGGCCCATCCCCAGG GGCTGGTGCTGGTCACCGATGCTGTTCCTGCCCTGGGCTTGGGCAATGGCCGTCACACActggggcagcaggaggtggaggtggatggGCTGACGGCCTACGTAGCAG GCACCCAGACACTGAGTGGCAGCATAGCCCCAATGGACGTCTGCGTCCGGCATTTCCTGCAGGCCACAG ACTTCGTGGTGCTTGATGATTCCCTCCACGTCCGGGCTACCTACATCTCAGGCGAGCTGGTATGGCAGGCGGAGGAGGCCAGGCAGTGA